One genomic region from Muriicola soli encodes:
- a CDS encoding PASTA domain-containing protein, with amino-acid sequence MRNFIDFLRSKTFLINLGLALVALFLISWLALEWLKSSTQHGELVEVPNVSKMSVMEMREAIDEANLRYEVLDSANFDPNYPRFSVIEQNPPAGNMVKENRKIYVTINPSGYKKVTVPNIVQVTQRNAASMLRAVGLDVDRVTYINELGKDMVYYARYKGKNIQPGDKLPKTSKIELICGNGSIPSQARIRSEAQ; translated from the coding sequence ATGAGGAATTTTATTGATTTTCTTCGAAGCAAGACATTTCTGATCAATCTGGGGCTAGCCCTTGTAGCTCTGTTTTTAATCTCATGGCTCGCTCTGGAATGGTTAAAATCGTCTACTCAACATGGGGAGCTCGTAGAAGTGCCCAATGTTTCAAAAATGTCTGTGATGGAGATGCGTGAGGCCATTGATGAAGCCAACCTTAGGTATGAGGTCCTCGACTCGGCGAATTTTGATCCTAATTATCCCAGATTTTCGGTGATAGAACAGAATCCGCCGGCAGGTAATATGGTTAAGGAGAACAGGAAGATCTACGTCACTATCAATCCCTCCGGTTATAAAAAAGTTACAGTTCCCAATATCGTTCAGGTTACACAGCGCAATGCAGCTTCTATGCTCAGGGCAGTTGGACTGGATGTTGATCGCGTAACTTATATCAATGAATTGGGGAAGGATATGGTTTACTACGCCAGGTATAAGGGTAAGAATATTCAACCCGGAGACAAATTGCCAAAAACTTCAAAGATAGAACTGATCTGCGGGAATGGTTCTATTCCAAGTCAGGCGAGGATCAGGTCAGAAGCCCAATAA
- a CDS encoding RluA family pseudouridine synthase: MENKADQDPGEDDLYEHHRFVAGKGQEPLRVDKFLMNFIENATRNKIQQAAKSGNIWVNSKVVKQNYKVKAEDEVKVLFEHPPYEFLLTPENIPLDIVFEDDSLLVVNKPAGMVVHPGHGNYSGTLLNALAHHIEELPNNSNGRPGLVHRIDKDTSGLLVIAKTDEAMTHLARQFYDKTSERQYVALVWGSIEEEEGTVIGNIARNPKNRLQMQVFPEGEQGKEAVTHFKVLERLGYVTLVSCELETGRTHQIRVHMKYIGHTLFNDERYGGDKILKGTTFTKYKQFVENCFKILPRQALHAKTLGFIHPKTGKKMKFDTDIPEDMASCIDKWRHYSRHSQ; encoded by the coding sequence ATGGAAAATAAAGCCGATCAGGATCCCGGAGAAGATGATCTTTACGAACACCACCGTTTTGTAGCCGGAAAAGGTCAGGAACCTCTGAGGGTTGATAAATTCCTGATGAACTTTATTGAAAATGCCACCAGAAATAAGATACAACAAGCTGCCAAAAGCGGTAATATCTGGGTCAACAGCAAGGTGGTAAAACAAAATTACAAGGTAAAGGCAGAAGATGAGGTAAAGGTGCTCTTTGAACATCCGCCTTATGAATTTCTGCTTACCCCGGAAAATATTCCCCTGGATATAGTTTTTGAGGACGACTCCCTTTTAGTAGTAAATAAACCGGCGGGAATGGTAGTTCATCCGGGACACGGAAATTATTCAGGCACGCTGTTGAATGCACTTGCCCACCATATAGAAGAACTTCCAAATAACTCCAATGGCCGGCCTGGCCTTGTGCACCGGATAGACAAGGATACTTCCGGGTTATTGGTTATTGCGAAAACAGATGAGGCCATGACACATCTGGCAAGGCAGTTTTACGATAAAACGAGTGAACGTCAATACGTGGCCCTGGTCTGGGGAAGTATCGAAGAAGAGGAAGGAACTGTTATTGGTAATATCGCAAGGAATCCCAAGAACAGATTGCAGATGCAAGTATTTCCGGAAGGAGAGCAGGGGAAGGAAGCGGTTACCCATTTCAAGGTTTTGGAACGTCTTGGGTATGTCACTCTGGTATCCTGTGAGCTTGAAACCGGCCGAACCCACCAAATCAGGGTTCATATGAAATACATCGGGCATACTTTGTTCAATGATGAGCGCTATGGCGGGGATAAAATTCTAAAGGGTACAACCTTTACCAAATACAAGCAATTTGTAGAAAATTGCTTTAAGATTTTACCGAGACAGGCCCTTCACGCCAAGACGCTTGGGTTTATCCACCCGAAAACCGGAAAAAAAATGAAGTTTGACACAGATATCCCTGAGGACATGGCCTCATGCATTGATAAATGGAGACATTATTCAAGGCACAGTCAGTAG
- the yaaA gene encoding peroxide stress protein YaaA — translation MKIVISPAKSLDFETQVPTERYTIPSFLKETERIQKVLVKKKPRSLMKLMDISAPLAELNWERNQNFSLPFTPDNARQALYAFNGDVYMGLDAYTLEEEKLTATQEKLRILSGFYGILKPLDLMQPYRLEMGTSLRLGRKKNLYDFWKSTLTAALNDEMEEGEILVNLASNEYFSALDSKKLKAEVVTPIFKDWKNDKLKVLSFFAKKARGSMVRYILDSGAETIEDIRGFAEDGYEYSKEHTLKAHQPVFVR, via the coding sequence ATGAAAATCGTTATATCACCGGCAAAGTCGCTCGATTTTGAAACCCAGGTACCAACGGAGCGGTATACAATTCCGTCCTTTCTTAAAGAGACTGAGCGAATTCAAAAGGTATTGGTTAAAAAGAAACCAAGATCCCTGATGAAGCTGATGGATATATCAGCGCCATTGGCCGAACTCAACTGGGAACGGAATCAGAATTTTAGTCTGCCATTTACTCCTGATAATGCAAGGCAAGCCCTTTACGCCTTTAACGGCGATGTTTATATGGGCCTGGATGCTTACACCCTTGAGGAAGAAAAATTAACGGCAACTCAGGAAAAATTGCGAATTCTCTCCGGGTTCTACGGAATATTGAAGCCACTTGATCTCATGCAGCCTTATCGCCTCGAAATGGGTACAAGCCTCAGGCTAGGCCGAAAAAAAAACCTGTACGATTTTTGGAAATCTACTTTAACCGCCGCCCTTAATGATGAGATGGAAGAAGGGGAAATACTGGTGAACCTGGCAAGCAATGAATATTTTTCCGCTCTGGATTCTAAAAAACTGAAGGCGGAGGTCGTTACGCCAATTTTTAAGGACTGGAAAAACGATAAGCTAAAAGTGTTGAGTTTTTTCGCTAAAAAAGCCAGGGGTTCCATGGTCAGGTATATCTTAGACTCAGGCGCTGAAACTATTGAAGATATTCGCGGTTTTGCTGAAGACGGGTATGAATATAGCAAGGAACACACCTTAAAAGCGCATCAGCCTGTTTTTGTGCGGTAA
- a CDS encoding 30S ribosomal protein THX, with product MGKGDKSSKRGKIANKSYGVRRRRKIKKRPSVEEKISTKNKA from the coding sequence ATGGGCAAAGGTGATAAAAGCAGTAAACGAGGGAAAATAGCAAATAAATCCTACGGTGTAAGAAGGCGTAGAAAGATAAAGAAAAGACCTAGTGTTGAAGAAAAAATCAGTACTAAGAATAAGGCTTAA
- a CDS encoding uracil-DNA glycosylase family protein: MIVGTLPPPRFSQGQLKPGDVNFCYGSRDGQLWPILDTIFNLNLTFETSDKAVEERKQFLIDRGIAICDIVASARRKKIDASDLGMKEIKLRNIIAYLREYSNIKTLLFTGGNSLNGPEYLFRKHIKEHGLSLKTVSEEVPRIYEFELDGPCRTIRTVSLTAPSGAANRAVGSMEAYKAIKAVRPEFNTFDFRVMQYEPFF; the protein is encoded by the coding sequence ATGATCGTGGGTACCTTGCCTCCTCCGCGATTTAGTCAGGGGCAACTGAAACCGGGAGATGTCAATTTTTGTTACGGCAGCAGGGACGGACAGCTCTGGCCCATTTTAGATACGATATTTAATTTGAATCTCACTTTTGAGACCTCAGACAAAGCCGTTGAAGAACGCAAGCAATTCTTGATCGACAGGGGAATTGCGATCTGTGATATTGTAGCCAGTGCCAGGAGAAAGAAGATCGATGCCTCAGATTTAGGGATGAAGGAAATTAAACTCCGAAATATAATCGCATACCTGCGGGAATACTCCAATATCAAAACACTGTTATTTACGGGAGGGAATAGTCTTAACGGACCGGAATACCTTTTTAGAAAACACATAAAGGAACACGGGTTGAGTTTAAAAACAGTGTCTGAAGAAGTTCCCAGGATTTACGAGTTTGAACTCGACGGGCCTTGCAGAACGATACGGACGGTTTCTCTTACCGCTCCATCGGGTGCGGCAAACAGGGCGGTAGGAAGTATGGAGGCTTATAAAGCGATCAAAGCTGTACGCCCCGAATTTAACACCTTCGACTTCAGGGTGATGCAATACGAGCCCTTTTTCTAA
- a CDS encoding BLUF domain-containing protein, giving the protein MNNKIFQLTYRSRASEGIGKEQIMEIVEEAAAFNSRFDITGCLVFDQGYFIQILEGEKETINELYKKITKDRRHFQFEILSKGEATDRLFKSWDMGYIFMEDFVVGEKEEVVKKARKELDTISIKNDFTPKVFWYNVYTLLTDSKFYKSN; this is encoded by the coding sequence ATGAACAATAAAATCTTTCAGCTGACATACCGCTCAAGGGCATCGGAAGGAATCGGAAAAGAACAGATCATGGAGATCGTCGAAGAGGCCGCCGCCTTTAATAGTCGATTTGACATCACCGGCTGTCTCGTCTTCGATCAGGGATATTTCATTCAAATTCTTGAGGGTGAAAAGGAAACAATAAATGAACTCTATAAAAAGATAACCAAAGACCGGCGCCACTTTCAGTTTGAAATATTGTCCAAAGGAGAGGCCACTGACCGGCTATTTAAATCCTGGGATATGGGATATATTTTCATGGAAGATTTCGTTGTGGGCGAAAAGGAGGAGGTGGTGAAAAAAGCCAGAAAGGAGTTAGATACTATTTCTATAAAAAATGATTTTACCCCCAAAGTCTTCTGGTACAATGTCTACACTCTTTTGACGGATTCAAAATTCTATAAAAGCAATTAG
- a CDS encoding M20/M25/M40 family metallo-hydrolase has translation MNKIYCFLTLAFCTLQSFSQDEVALKSQVRHAIDELVQFVAIPNDALDEADINRNISWLTNRFNERGFNTSVLPTEGRPLFFAALPMEDEKPTVLIYMHFDGQSVDAAKWNQPNPYKVELKALDNEEFKTISFDELKEDVNYEWRLFGRSTSDDKGPIIMLLNAIDLLRKDNKTIPFNIKVILDGEEEKSSKPLPVAVKNYRDLLLADFLMINDGPVHPSGKPTVVYGCRGITTLSLTTHGPVLPQHSGHYGNYAPNPGFLLAKLLAGMKDAEGRVTIPNFYKGIEIDEATMEVLKSVPDDNAEINANLAIHSPDKVGSFYQESLQYPSLNIRGMGSAWIGEKARTIVPASATAEIDIRLVPESDGRILKNLVRSFIKDQGYYLTDSIPTREERMTYPRIITFREGSVTDAFRTDLDNRYGDFLVRSLNEGFEQQVVQIRIMGGTVPIAPFVNELQIPAFIVPMVNPDNNQHSPNENLRIGQLAYGIKAFYQILSSSL, from the coding sequence ATGAATAAAATATACTGTTTTCTCACACTCGCTTTTTGTACTCTCCAATCTTTTAGTCAGGACGAAGTAGCCCTAAAATCACAAGTGAGGCACGCCATAGACGAGCTGGTGCAATTTGTTGCCATCCCTAACGATGCACTGGACGAAGCTGATATCAACAGGAACATCAGCTGGCTAACCAATCGTTTTAATGAGCGCGGATTTAACACCTCGGTCCTTCCTACAGAAGGAAGACCCCTGTTCTTTGCTGCCTTGCCGATGGAAGATGAAAAACCTACGGTCCTTATCTACATGCACTTTGACGGGCAATCCGTAGATGCTGCAAAATGGAATCAGCCCAATCCCTACAAAGTTGAATTAAAGGCCTTGGATAATGAAGAATTCAAAACGATTTCCTTTGATGAATTGAAAGAGGATGTCAACTACGAATGGCGTCTCTTTGGCAGATCTACTTCCGATGACAAAGGGCCCATTATTATGTTGCTGAATGCCATCGATCTGCTACGAAAGGACAACAAAACCATACCCTTTAACATCAAGGTCATCCTCGATGGGGAAGAAGAAAAGAGTAGTAAGCCTCTGCCCGTAGCTGTTAAGAATTACAGGGATCTACTGCTGGCAGATTTCTTAATGATCAATGACGGACCGGTACATCCTTCAGGCAAACCTACTGTAGTATATGGTTGCCGTGGAATTACGACACTAAGTTTAACCACTCACGGTCCCGTATTACCACAGCACAGTGGCCACTACGGAAATTATGCGCCAAACCCTGGTTTTTTGCTGGCAAAACTTCTGGCCGGAATGAAAGACGCTGAAGGAAGGGTTACCATCCCCAACTTTTACAAGGGCATTGAGATCGATGAAGCTACTATGGAGGTCTTAAAAAGTGTCCCGGATGATAATGCTGAGATCAATGCAAATCTCGCTATCCATTCCCCTGACAAGGTGGGGAGTTTTTACCAGGAATCACTACAATATCCCTCCCTGAATATCCGAGGGATGGGGTCTGCATGGATCGGAGAAAAAGCCAGGACCATAGTTCCCGCTTCGGCTACAGCGGAAATTGATATCCGACTTGTGCCAGAATCTGACGGCCGCATTCTGAAGAATCTCGTTCGTTCCTTTATAAAAGATCAGGGGTATTATTTAACCGATTCCATTCCGACCCGGGAGGAGCGAATGACCTACCCCAGGATTATCACTTTTCGGGAAGGTTCTGTGACCGATGCCTTCAGAACAGATCTGGATAATAGATACGGTGATTTTCTGGTTCGTAGCCTGAACGAGGGTTTTGAGCAGCAAGTAGTACAAATCAGGATTATGGGAGGCACTGTACCTATCGCTCCTTTTGTAAATGAGCTGCAGATTCCGGCCTTTATAGTGCCTATGGTAAATCCGGATAATAATCAGCACAGCCCCAATGAAAACCTAAGGATAGGGCAACTCGCCTATGGTATAAAGGCCTTTTATCAAATTCTGAGTAGTTCCCTTTAA
- the trpA gene encoding tryptophan synthase subunit alpha, whose amino-acid sequence MNRIQEKLKADHKLLSIYFTAGYPELQDTVPIIEQLEKSGVDMIEIGLPFSDPLADGPTIQASSTAALRKGMHTQLLFEQLKDIRKTVSIPLIIMGYFNPVLQYGVKEFCRECEKIGIDGLILPDLPLDVYQDEYEDIFKAHGLLNIFLITPQTSVDRIKMIDEGSDGFIYMVSSASTTGAKAGFEAKQNEYFDRIAEMRLKNPQIVGFGISNAATFNAATSSAKGAIIGSAFIKMLTEEGKNGIDPFIQSIRPLSIN is encoded by the coding sequence ATGAATAGAATACAAGAAAAACTCAAAGCGGATCACAAATTGCTGTCGATCTATTTTACAGCCGGTTATCCTGAATTACAGGATACGGTTCCGATTATTGAACAACTCGAAAAATCAGGAGTTGACATGATCGAGATAGGCCTGCCTTTTAGTGATCCTCTGGCCGACGGCCCTACCATACAGGCTAGTTCAACGGCTGCACTTAGAAAGGGTATGCACACCCAGCTGCTATTTGAACAATTAAAAGATATCCGTAAGACGGTTTCAATCCCTCTTATTATCATGGGATATTTTAATCCCGTCCTCCAATATGGGGTAAAAGAATTCTGTAGGGAATGTGAGAAGATTGGGATTGATGGTCTCATCTTACCAGACCTTCCCCTGGATGTTTACCAGGATGAATACGAAGATATTTTTAAGGCTCACGGTTTACTCAACATCTTTCTGATTACACCTCAGACGAGCGTTGATCGAATAAAAATGATAGACGAGGGATCGGATGGATTTATCTATATGGTAAGCTCAGCAAGCACTACCGGGGCTAAGGCTGGTTTTGAGGCAAAACAAAACGAGTATTTTGATCGCATTGCGGAGATGCGTCTAAAAAATCCGCAGATCGTAGGTTTTGGTATCAGTAATGCAGCAACTTTTAATGCGGCTACTTCCAGTGCAAAAGGGGCCATCATCGGTTCTGCTTTTATAAAAATGTTGACGGAGGAAGGTAAAAATGGGATCGATCCCTTTATCCAGTCCATAAGACCACTATCCATTAATTAA
- the trpB gene encoding tryptophan synthase subunit beta, which produces MKTYQADERGYYGEFGGAFIPEMLYPNTEELRLNYLNIMKDPAFKAEFDQLLKDYVGRPTPLYFAKRLSEKYQTKIYLKREDLCHTGAHKVNNTIGQILMAKKLGKNRIIAETGAGQHGVATATVCALMGTECIVYMGEVDIARQAPNVARMKMLGAEVRPALSGSRTLKDATNEAIRDWINNPVDTHYIIGSVVGPHPYPDMVARFQAVISEEIKWQLKEKEGTENPDYLVACVGGGSNAAGTYYHYLDNEDVGIIAVEAAGKGVDTGESAATSALGKVGIIHGSKTLLMQTGDGQITEPYSISAGLDYPGVGPMHAHLYKSGRGEFISITDKEAMEAGLMVSKLEGIIPAIETSHAFAIFDHKKFKPEDVVVINLSGRGDKDLQTYIDYFKL; this is translated from the coding sequence ATGAAAACTTATCAAGCCGATGAAAGGGGATATTATGGAGAATTCGGCGGAGCCTTTATTCCTGAAATGCTCTATCCAAATACTGAGGAGCTTCGGCTGAATTATCTGAATATCATGAAGGATCCCGCTTTCAAAGCGGAATTCGACCAGCTGCTGAAAGATTACGTAGGTAGGCCTACACCTTTATATTTCGCCAAACGCCTTTCAGAGAAATATCAGACAAAAATTTACCTCAAACGCGAAGATCTTTGCCATACCGGGGCTCATAAGGTAAACAATACCATCGGGCAAATTTTAATGGCCAAGAAATTGGGTAAGAATCGAATCATTGCAGAAACCGGGGCGGGACAACACGGCGTTGCAACGGCCACCGTATGTGCCCTTATGGGGACTGAATGTATCGTTTATATGGGAGAAGTGGATATTGCCCGGCAGGCTCCTAATGTTGCTCGAATGAAAATGCTGGGGGCTGAAGTTCGACCTGCACTTTCAGGAAGCCGTACCTTAAAAGATGCCACCAATGAGGCCATCCGCGATTGGATCAATAACCCTGTAGACACACATTATATTATCGGTTCTGTGGTGGGGCCTCACCCCTATCCCGATATGGTAGCGCGGTTCCAGGCCGTGATTTCTGAAGAAATCAAATGGCAGCTCAAGGAGAAGGAGGGAACCGAAAATCCGGACTATCTGGTGGCTTGTGTAGGAGGAGGCAGTAATGCCGCAGGTACATATTACCATTACCTTGATAATGAGGATGTGGGAATTATTGCAGTAGAGGCAGCCGGAAAAGGAGTAGATACTGGTGAGAGCGCCGCAACCTCAGCTTTGGGGAAAGTTGGGATCATTCACGGAAGTAAAACACTACTGATGCAAACCGGGGACGGCCAGATCACTGAACCCTATTCCATTTCAGCCGGACTTGATTATCCGGGGGTTGGACCCATGCATGCCCATTTGTACAAGTCGGGTCGCGGAGAATTTATTTCAATAACTGACAAGGAAGCGATGGAAGCCGGACTAATGGTCTCTAAATTAGAGGGAATTATCCCGGCCATCGAAACCTCACATGCCTTTGCCATTTTTGACCATAAAAAGTTTAAACCGGAGGATGTGGTGGTTATCAACCTTTCGGGGCGCGGGGACAAAGACCTGCAGACTTATATCGACTATTTTAAATTGTAA
- a CDS encoding phosphoribosylanthranilate isomerase, with translation MKIKVCGMKYPENITAVARLQPDYMGFILWEKSPRYFRGSRAALPESLEKVGVFVDASLEEIIEKTEALSLDLVQLHGSESPEFCSRLLEALKIVERQRHKVDAKIKIIKAIGVGKAFPFEDLRGYEDVVDYFLFDTKGPLPGGNGYSFNWELLNSYTLKTPFFLSGGIGLKDTEKLKAFLKSPLASQCHAIDVNSAFESEPGEKKSKELDTFIKQLKL, from the coding sequence ATGAAGATTAAGGTTTGTGGGATGAAATACCCGGAAAATATCACCGCAGTGGCCCGCTTGCAGCCCGACTATATGGGCTTCATCCTATGGGAGAAGTCCCCCAGGTATTTTAGGGGAAGTAGAGCAGCTCTTCCGGAATCCTTGGAAAAAGTGGGTGTCTTTGTAGATGCGTCATTAGAGGAAATTATTGAAAAAACAGAGGCCTTGTCTCTGGACCTTGTTCAATTACACGGCTCAGAATCTCCTGAATTTTGTTCTCGCCTGCTGGAAGCCTTGAAAATAGTAGAAAGACAGCGCCATAAAGTAGATGCAAAGATCAAAATCATTAAGGCTATCGGTGTGGGCAAGGCCTTCCCTTTTGAGGACCTGAGAGGGTATGAGGATGTTGTGGATTATTTTTTATTTGATACCAAAGGTCCTTTACCGGGAGGTAATGGATATTCCTTCAACTGGGAACTTTTGAATTCGTATACCTTAAAAACACCATTCTTCCTGAGCGGGGGAATCGGATTAAAAGACACGGAAAAACTCAAAGCATTTCTCAAAAGCCCATTGGCATCACAATGTCATGCTATAGACGTAAACAGCGCTTTTGAAAGTGAACCAGGAGAGAAGAAAAGCAAAGAATTAGATACTTTTATTAAACAATTAAAGCTTTGA
- the trpC gene encoding indole-3-glycerol phosphate synthase TrpC, which yields MDILQKIVQHKKREITLKKKLIPVQQLKGGDLFARPTHSLSGALKNSKSGVIAEFKRRSPSKSVINHHSTVENVATAYEKAGVCGMSVLTDSHFFGGSPEDLQIARASTNLPLLRKDFMIDEYQFYEARALGADVVLLIAAILDKEDIRKFTDLAHQLDLEVLLEVHNRAELEKSLLTDIDMIGVNNRNLKTFEVSLETSRELAPLIPDGIVKVSESGLSKVRAINELREMGYRGFLIGETFMATRDPGHQAAEFIKTLES from the coding sequence ATGGATATACTGCAAAAAATAGTACAACACAAAAAGCGTGAGATCACTTTAAAAAAGAAGCTGATCCCAGTACAACAGCTTAAGGGAGGTGATCTTTTCGCACGTCCTACCCATTCACTCTCCGGGGCTCTAAAAAATAGCAAATCGGGTGTTATTGCAGAATTTAAAAGGCGATCCCCCTCTAAATCCGTCATCAATCATCACAGTACCGTGGAAAACGTTGCAACAGCTTATGAGAAAGCAGGAGTCTGCGGAATGTCTGTTCTTACAGACAGCCATTTCTTTGGAGGTAGTCCGGAAGATTTACAAATCGCCAGAGCATCTACAAATCTTCCCCTGCTGAGGAAAGATTTTATGATTGATGAATACCAGTTTTACGAAGCCAGGGCCTTAGGTGCTGACGTCGTCTTACTTATTGCAGCCATCCTTGACAAAGAGGATATCCGAAAGTTTACGGACCTTGCACATCAACTCGATTTAGAAGTTTTACTGGAGGTACACAACAGGGCAGAATTAGAAAAATCCCTTCTCACTGATATCGATATGATCGGAGTGAATAACCGAAATTTGAAAACCTTTGAAGTCTCCCTGGAAACGAGCAGGGAACTGGCCCCTTTAATACCTGATGGTATTGTAAAAGTTTCAGAAAGCGGGCTAAGCAAGGTGCGAGCAATAAACGAATTGAGAGAGATGGGCTACCGCGGTTTTCTCATCGGGGAAACCTTTATGGCTACAAGGGATCCGGGACATCAGGCAGCGGAATTTATTAAAACCCTGGAATCATGA
- the trpD gene encoding anthranilate phosphoribosyltransferase — MKETLNRLINQEILSKDDARQILINMAKGEYNPSQTAAFLTVYMMRSVTIEELEGFRDALLELCLAIDLSDYDPVDLCGTGGDGKDTFNISTLASFVTAGAGIHVTKHGNYGVSSTCGSSNVMEFLGIEFSNDADFLRKSIETAGICILHAPLFHPAMKNVAPIRRELAVKTFFNMLGPMVNPAFPKNQIVGVFNLELARMYGYLYQNTDKRYTILHALDGYDEISLTGPAKTISNSSEAMLSPEDFGITKIEKDAIRGGTTIGESAQIFMDILQGKGTEAQNKVVCANAGIAIATVKDLSPAEGYEIARESLMSGAGLNALRTLQEMSA; from the coding sequence ATGAAAGAAACATTAAATCGCCTGATCAACCAGGAGATCCTCAGCAAGGACGATGCAAGGCAGATCCTGATAAACATGGCCAAAGGGGAATACAACCCTTCACAGACAGCAGCCTTCCTTACCGTATATATGATGAGGAGTGTAACCATTGAGGAATTGGAAGGATTTAGGGACGCCCTGCTCGAACTTTGCCTGGCCATTGACCTCTCAGATTACGACCCCGTTGATCTCTGCGGAACCGGCGGAGACGGTAAAGACACTTTTAATATCTCTACCCTTGCTTCCTTCGTCACAGCCGGAGCCGGGATTCACGTTACCAAGCATGGAAACTACGGTGTCTCCTCCACTTGTGGCAGTAGTAATGTGATGGAATTTTTGGGGATCGAATTTAGTAACGATGCTGATTTTTTGCGAAAAAGTATAGAAACTGCCGGGATATGCATCCTGCATGCTCCGCTATTCCATCCGGCGATGAAGAATGTGGCGCCTATTCGCCGTGAGCTGGCAGTAAAAACCTTTTTTAATATGTTAGGACCTATGGTAAATCCCGCCTTTCCTAAAAATCAGATCGTAGGGGTTTTTAACCTTGAATTAGCCCGGATGTACGGCTATCTCTATCAGAATACAGATAAGCGATATACCATTTTACACGCTCTTGACGGCTATGATGAAATATCCCTGACAGGACCTGCTAAAACGATATCAAATTCCTCAGAAGCTATGTTGTCTCCTGAAGATTTTGGAATAACAAAAATTGAGAAAGATGCAATCAGAGGGGGTACTACTATTGGAGAATCAGCACAGATCTTTATGGATATACTACAGGGAAAAGGCACAGAGGCCCAAAACAAAGTAGTCTGTGCTAATGCCGGTATTGCCATAGCAACCGTAAAAGATCTCAGCCCTGCGGAAGGATACGAGATCGCCAGGGAATCTCTTATGAGTGGTGCTGGCTTAAATGCGCTGAGAACTTTACAAGAAATGAGTGCTTAA